In a single window of the Nocardiopsis composta genome:
- a CDS encoding rRNA methyltransferase, which yields MAYRFATDRADRSDLASGAVLRSAPGHPGYPVRLAEELLGRVLSHLPRRPAGLWDPCCGSGHLATALGLLHRSELAHVLAGDADPDAVGIARRNLALLAPGGLAERERELLAAGAETGRESFAGRAAAARRLAALLEAGGGPLPAEARVDDAFRPAPPPRPVDAVITDVPYGGLARWHGAPDGAEPVPALLAAVAGVLPDHAVLALSARARKVPLPAGVAALERVRVGNRAAVLVRASALR from the coding sequence GTGGCCTACCGCTTCGCGACCGACCGGGCCGACCGCTCCGACCTGGCCTCGGGCGCCGTGCTGCGGTCCGCCCCCGGCCACCCCGGCTACCCGGTCCGGCTCGCCGAGGAGCTGCTCGGCCGGGTCCTGTCGCACCTGCCGCGCCGCCCCGCCGGCCTGTGGGACCCCTGCTGCGGCAGCGGCCACCTGGCCACCGCGCTGGGGCTGCTGCACCGCTCCGAGCTGGCGCACGTGCTGGCCGGCGACGCCGACCCGGACGCGGTCGGCATCGCCCGGCGCAACCTGGCCCTGCTCGCCCCCGGCGGACTGGCCGAGCGCGAGCGCGAACTGCTCGCCGCCGGCGCCGAGACCGGGCGGGAGTCGTTCGCCGGGCGCGCCGCGGCGGCCCGCCGGCTCGCCGCGCTGCTGGAGGCCGGCGGCGGCCCGCTGCCCGCCGAGGCCCGGGTGGACGACGCGTTCCGGCCGGCCCCGCCGCCCCGCCCGGTCGACGCGGTCATCACCGACGTGCCCTACGGCGGCCTGGCCCGCTGGCACGGCGCCCCGGACGGCGCCGAACCCGTGCCGGCGCTGCTGGCGGCGGTGGCCGGGGTGCTGCCGGACCACGCGGTGCTGGCGCTCTCGGCCCGCGCCCGCAAGGTCCCGCTGCCGGCCGGCGTCGCCGCCCTGGAACGGGTGCGGGTCGGCAACCGCGCCGCGGTCCTGGTCCGCGCCTCGGCGCTGCGTTGA
- a CDS encoding ABC-F family ATP-binding cassette domain-containing protein, protein MGHIDVAGVGHRLPDGAMLLDDVSFRVGEGMKAVLVGANGSGKTTLLRIIAGDEQPTEGTVTGSGRVGVMRQFIGSHAAGALPPEASVRELLLSVSPPAVRAAGAELDAAELAMMEDDTEQVQLRYAQALSDWSDAGGYDAEVLWDVCTVAALGTPYARAQYRELGTLSGGEQKRLVLEALLRGPDEVLLLDEPDNYLDVPGKRWLEERLRATPKTVLFISHDRELLAATATHIVTLEGGKGAGATAWVHGGGFESYHRAREDRHARFAELRRRWDERHAQLRELVRNLRQKAANNDDMASRYRAAMTRLRKFEEAGPPPEPPRAQDIRMRLAGGRTGVRALTCTGLELTGLMKPFDAEVFFGERVGVLGSNGSGKSHFLRLLADPGSVAHSGTAKLGARVVPGHFAQTHEHPEWNGRTLAGILAEDHAMQLDRAAPALQRYELLHRRDTRFDALSGGQQARFQVLLLELSGATMLLLDEPTDNLDVESAEALEAALDGFEGTVLSVTHDRWFARSFDRFLVFGEDGTVYAADGPVWDERRVRRDRRAPVARTTGKAR, encoded by the coding sequence ATGGGCCATATCGACGTCGCCGGGGTGGGCCACCGCCTGCCCGACGGGGCGATGCTGCTGGACGACGTCTCCTTCCGGGTCGGGGAGGGGATGAAGGCGGTCCTGGTCGGCGCGAACGGCAGCGGGAAGACGACGCTGCTGCGCATCATCGCCGGGGACGAGCAGCCCACCGAGGGCACCGTCACCGGCAGCGGCCGGGTCGGTGTGATGCGCCAGTTCATCGGCTCGCACGCGGCCGGGGCGCTGCCGCCCGAGGCGAGCGTGCGCGAGCTGCTGCTGTCGGTGTCGCCGCCGGCGGTCCGCGCCGCCGGGGCCGAGCTGGACGCCGCCGAGCTGGCCATGATGGAGGACGACACCGAGCAGGTCCAGCTCCGCTACGCCCAGGCGCTGTCCGACTGGTCGGACGCGGGCGGCTACGACGCCGAGGTGCTGTGGGACGTGTGCACCGTCGCCGCGCTCGGTACGCCCTACGCCCGCGCCCAGTACCGGGAGCTGGGCACGCTCTCCGGCGGCGAGCAGAAGCGGCTGGTGCTGGAGGCGCTGCTGCGCGGCCCGGACGAGGTGCTGCTGCTCGACGAGCCCGACAACTACCTGGACGTGCCGGGCAAGCGCTGGCTGGAGGAGCGGCTCCGCGCCACCCCCAAGACGGTCCTGTTCATCAGCCACGACCGCGAGCTGCTCGCCGCCACCGCCACGCACATCGTCACCCTGGAGGGCGGCAAGGGCGCCGGCGCGACGGCCTGGGTGCACGGCGGCGGCTTCGAGAGCTACCACCGGGCCCGGGAGGACCGGCACGCCCGCTTCGCCGAGCTGCGCCGCCGCTGGGACGAGCGGCACGCCCAGCTCCGCGAGCTGGTGCGCAACCTGCGGCAGAAGGCCGCGAACAACGACGACATGGCCAGCCGGTACCGGGCCGCGATGACCCGGCTGCGCAAGTTCGAGGAGGCCGGCCCGCCGCCGGAGCCGCCGCGGGCGCAGGACATCCGGATGCGGCTGGCCGGCGGCCGCACCGGGGTGCGCGCGCTGACCTGCACCGGACTGGAGCTGACCGGGCTGATGAAGCCGTTCGACGCCGAGGTGTTCTTCGGCGAGCGGGTCGGGGTGCTCGGCTCCAACGGGTCCGGCAAGTCGCACTTCCTGCGGCTGCTCGCCGACCCCGGTTCGGTGGCGCACTCCGGGACGGCGAAGCTGGGCGCCCGGGTGGTGCCCGGGCACTTCGCGCAGACCCACGAGCACCCGGAGTGGAACGGCCGCACGCTCGCCGGGATCCTCGCCGAGGACCACGCCATGCAGCTGGACCGGGCCGCCCCCGCGCTGCAGCGCTACGAGCTGCTGCACCGGCGGGACACCCGGTTCGACGCGCTCTCCGGCGGCCAGCAGGCCCGGTTCCAGGTGCTGCTGCTGGAGCTGTCCGGGGCGACCATGCTGCTGCTCGACGAGCCGACCGACAACCTCGACGTGGAGTCGGCCGAGGCGCTGGAGGCGGCCCTGGACGGGTTCGAGGGGACGGTGCTCTCCGTCACGCACGACCGCTGGTTCGCCCGGTCCTTCGACCGCTTCCTGGTGTTCGGTGAGGACGGGACCGTCTACGCGGCCGACGGACCGGTGTGGGACGAGCGCCGGGTGCGCCGGGACCGCCGAGCTCCGGTGGCGCGAACCACTGGAAAAGCCCGGTAG
- a CDS encoding epoxide hydrolase family protein, with translation MSEAIERFRVGIPQDDIDELHRRIDGCRWPDALPGVGWDYGVDPGYLRELAEYWRDGFDWRAQEDRLNAFPQFRTEIDGQNVHFAHVRSPRPDAVPLLLTHGWPSTVADFLEIIGPLSDPDAHGAPDAPAFHVVAPSIPGFAFSGPTREKGWGPPRVARAWAELMRRLGYDRYIAQGGDAGSIISPELGRADTGHVLGVHVNALVGAAPDWQSEDPMAGLTEEEAAQVYAGEAEWEQRSGYAIMHSTRPQTIAYALNDSPVGMLAWNLEWFVDYDPARAVQTPVDRDAVLTNASIFWFTGTSGSAARLYKEAGDEFYGGPVSGVPTGVAVFPGDGAVRAFAERSNRIVHWTEFDRGGHFASLQAPDLLVGDIRAFTAELLD, from the coding sequence ATGAGCGAAGCGATCGAGAGGTTCCGTGTCGGGATCCCGCAGGACGACATCGACGAGCTGCACCGGCGGATCGACGGCTGCCGGTGGCCGGACGCCCTGCCCGGAGTCGGCTGGGACTACGGCGTAGACCCCGGCTACCTGCGCGAACTCGCCGAATACTGGCGGGATGGGTTCGACTGGCGGGCCCAGGAGGACCGGCTCAACGCGTTCCCGCAGTTCCGCACCGAGATCGACGGGCAGAACGTGCACTTCGCGCACGTCCGCTCGCCCCGGCCGGACGCCGTGCCGCTGCTGCTCACCCACGGGTGGCCGAGCACCGTCGCCGACTTCCTGGAGATCATCGGCCCGCTGTCCGACCCGGACGCGCACGGGGCTCCGGACGCTCCGGCGTTCCATGTGGTCGCGCCGTCCATCCCGGGCTTCGCCTTCTCCGGGCCGACCCGGGAGAAGGGGTGGGGGCCGCCCCGGGTCGCCCGCGCCTGGGCGGAGCTGATGCGCCGGCTCGGCTACGACCGCTACATCGCCCAGGGCGGCGACGCCGGCTCGATCATCTCCCCCGAGCTCGGCCGGGCCGACACCGGGCACGTGCTGGGCGTGCACGTGAACGCGCTGGTCGGCGCCGCCCCGGACTGGCAGAGCGAGGACCCGATGGCCGGCCTCACCGAGGAGGAGGCGGCCCAGGTGTACGCGGGCGAGGCGGAGTGGGAGCAGCGGTCCGGCTACGCGATCATGCACTCCACCCGGCCGCAGACCATCGCCTACGCGCTGAACGACTCCCCGGTCGGCATGCTCGCCTGGAACCTGGAGTGGTTCGTCGACTACGACCCGGCGCGGGCCGTGCAGACCCCGGTGGACCGGGACGCGGTGCTGACCAACGCCTCGATCTTCTGGTTCACCGGCACCTCCGGCTCGGCGGCCCGGCTGTACAAGGAGGCCGGCGACGAGTTCTACGGCGGACCGGTCTCGGGGGTGCCGACCGGGGTGGCGGTCTTCCCGGGCGACGGCGCCGTGCGCGCCTTCGCCGAGCGCTCCAACCGGATCGTGCACTGGACCGAGTTCGACCGCGGCGGCCACTTCGCCTCGCTCCAGGCCCCCGACCTGCTGGTCGGCGACATCCGCGCCTTCACCGCGGAACTGCTGGACTGA
- a CDS encoding exonuclease domain-containing protein, giving the protein MSDWHLRPMAAFDLETTGTDVETDRVVTAAVIRIDPSTGGKQVRSWLADPGVEIPVEASDIHGVTTERARAEGRPAAEVLGEIAAELTELTDKEVPLVAFNAAFDLTLLDRELTRHGSPTDFGGRMRVIDPMVLDRQIDRYRKGSRRLVDVCAHYGIRLDPGDAHGCEADALAAARLAWRLGSTRPELAAMDIDDLHQAQRAWRAEQAASLEAYLRRAKDPQAVVERDWPLIPAR; this is encoded by the coding sequence GTGAGCGACTGGCATCTCCGGCCCATGGCCGCCTTCGACCTGGAGACCACCGGCACCGACGTGGAGACCGACCGGGTCGTCACCGCCGCGGTGATCAGGATCGATCCGTCCACCGGGGGCAAGCAGGTCCGCTCCTGGCTGGCCGACCCGGGGGTGGAGATCCCCGTCGAGGCCTCCGACATCCACGGGGTGACCACCGAGCGGGCGCGCGCCGAGGGCAGACCGGCCGCCGAGGTGCTCGGCGAGATCGCCGCCGAGCTGACCGAGCTCACCGACAAGGAGGTGCCGCTGGTCGCGTTCAACGCCGCCTTCGACCTCACCCTGCTCGACCGCGAGCTCACCCGGCACGGCAGCCCCACCGACTTCGGCGGCCGGATGCGGGTGATCGACCCGATGGTGCTCGACCGCCAGATCGACCGGTACCGCAAGGGCTCGCGCCGCCTGGTCGACGTGTGCGCGCACTACGGCATCCGGCTGGACCCCGGCGACGCGCACGGCTGCGAGGCCGACGCGCTGGCCGCCGCCCGGCTGGCCTGGCGGCTCGGCTCCACCCGGCCCGAGCTGGCCGCGATGGACATCGACGACCTGCACCAGGCCCAGCGAGCCTGGCGCGCCGAGCAGGCCGCCTCCCTGGAGGCCTACCTGCGGCGCGCCAAGGACCCGCAGGCCGTGGTGGAGCGGGACTGGCCGCTCATCCCGGCACGCTGA
- a CDS encoding MFS transporter produces the protein MSTREPGTDAPAAGTAGGAGANLALATAAFALTFWAWNLVGPLSRTYTEQLGLSPSQTSLLVAFPVLVGSLGRIPVGVLTDRYGGRVMFTAICLISIVPVFLVGVSGGSYPMLMLCGFFLGIAGTSFAVGIPFVNAWHAPARRGFATGVFGAGMGGTALSAFLTPHLAAALGLFGTHLAMCAALAAMGAVMWLFSRNAPEWRPSSGPALPRMREALRLRATWQASLLYAVAFGGFVAFSTYMPTLLTAAYDFAQTDAGLRTAGFALVAVVARPIGGTLSDRIGPVRVCLASFLGTALFAILLSLHPPAEFPAGLTFVLIAFSLGLGTGGVFALVAKVVEPSRVGTVTGLVGAAGGLGGYFPPLVMGAVYQATGAYTIGFVLLAAVSLGVALYTSRAFRSVA, from the coding sequence ATGAGTACGAGGGAACCCGGGACCGATGCGCCGGCCGCCGGCACCGCCGGCGGCGCCGGCGCCAACCTGGCCCTGGCCACCGCCGCGTTCGCGCTCACCTTCTGGGCGTGGAACCTGGTGGGCCCGCTGTCCAGGACCTACACCGAGCAGCTGGGGCTGAGCCCGTCCCAGACGTCGCTGCTGGTGGCGTTCCCGGTGCTGGTCGGGTCGCTGGGCCGGATCCCGGTGGGGGTGCTCACCGACCGGTACGGCGGCCGGGTCATGTTCACCGCGATCTGCCTCATCAGCATCGTCCCGGTGTTCCTGGTCGGCGTCTCCGGCGGGTCCTACCCGATGCTGATGCTGTGCGGGTTCTTCCTCGGCATCGCGGGCACCTCGTTCGCGGTCGGCATCCCGTTCGTCAACGCCTGGCACGCCCCGGCCCGGCGCGGCTTCGCGACCGGCGTGTTCGGCGCCGGGATGGGCGGCACCGCGCTGTCGGCGTTCCTCACCCCGCACCTGGCGGCGGCCCTGGGCCTGTTCGGCACGCACCTGGCGATGTGCGCCGCGCTGGCCGCGATGGGCGCGGTGATGTGGCTGTTCAGCCGGAACGCCCCGGAGTGGCGGCCGAGCAGCGGACCGGCGCTGCCGCGGATGCGCGAGGCGCTGCGGCTCCGCGCCACCTGGCAGGCGTCGCTGCTGTACGCGGTGGCCTTCGGCGGGTTCGTGGCCTTCTCCACCTACATGCCGACCCTGCTCACCGCCGCCTACGACTTCGCGCAGACCGACGCGGGGCTGCGCACCGCCGGGTTCGCCCTGGTCGCGGTGGTGGCCCGGCCGATCGGCGGCACGCTGTCCGACCGGATCGGCCCGGTGCGGGTCTGCCTGGCGTCGTTCCTGGGCACCGCGCTCTTCGCGATCCTGCTCTCGCTGCACCCGCCCGCGGAGTTCCCCGCCGGGCTGACCTTCGTGCTCATCGCGTTCTCCCTGGGACTGGGCACCGGCGGGGTGTTCGCGCTGGTCGCCAAGGTGGTGGAGCCGTCCCGGGTGGGCACCGTCACCGGCCTGGTCGGCGCGGCCGGCGGGCTGGGCGGCTACTTCCCACCGCTGGTGATGGGCGCCGTCTACCAGGCCACCGGGGCCTACACCATCGGGTTCGTGCTGCTGGCCGCGGTCTCGCTGGGCGTCGCCCTGTACACCTCCCGGGCGTTCCGCTCGGTCGCCTGA
- a CDS encoding SDR family oxidoreductase has product METGDMTESGENGVVHGLEGRVALVAGATRGAGRAIAVELGRAGATVYATGRTTRDRVSEMGRPETIEETAELVERAGGRCTAVRVDHLEPDQVAALVERIDAEQGRLDVLVNDIWGGDVYLTQFGLRLWEHSLEGGLRMLRLGIDTHAITSHHALPLLNRNPGGLVVEMTDGTDAYNAAYRADVGFFYDLVKVSVQRMAKAQAHELRDLGGTAVAVTPGWLRSEAMLEHYGVAEENWRDALEKVPHFCISESPALVGRGVAALAADPGKGRWTGLTLSSGHLAKVYGLTDADGSRPDAWRYIAEVEQAGRAADATGYR; this is encoded by the coding sequence ATGGAAACCGGAGATATGACCGAGAGCGGGGAGAACGGCGTGGTGCACGGTCTGGAGGGCAGGGTCGCGCTGGTCGCCGGGGCCACCCGGGGCGCGGGGCGGGCGATCGCGGTGGAGCTCGGCAGGGCGGGCGCGACGGTGTACGCCACCGGCCGCACCACCCGGGACCGGGTCTCGGAGATGGGGCGCCCGGAGACGATCGAGGAGACCGCCGAACTGGTCGAGCGGGCCGGCGGCAGGTGCACCGCGGTCCGGGTCGACCACCTGGAACCGGATCAGGTCGCGGCGCTGGTCGAGCGGATCGACGCCGAGCAGGGCCGGCTGGACGTACTGGTCAACGACATCTGGGGCGGCGACGTCTACCTCACCCAGTTCGGCCTGCGGCTGTGGGAGCACTCGCTGGAGGGAGGGCTGCGGATGCTCCGGCTGGGCATCGACACCCACGCGATCACCAGCCACCACGCGCTCCCGCTGCTCAACCGGAACCCGGGCGGCCTGGTGGTGGAGATGACCGACGGGACCGACGCCTACAACGCGGCCTACCGGGCCGACGTCGGCTTCTTCTACGACCTGGTGAAGGTCTCGGTGCAGCGGATGGCCAAGGCGCAGGCGCACGAGCTGCGCGACCTGGGCGGCACCGCGGTCGCGGTCACCCCCGGCTGGCTGCGCTCGGAGGCGATGCTGGAGCACTACGGGGTGGCGGAGGAGAACTGGCGGGACGCGCTGGAGAAGGTCCCGCACTTCTGCATCTCGGAGAGCCCGGCCCTGGTGGGGCGCGGGGTCGCGGCGCTGGCCGCCGACCCGGGGAAGGGGCGCTGGACCGGCCTGACCCTCTCCAGCGGCCACCTCGCCAAGGTCTACGGCCTCACCGACGCCGACGGCAGCCGCCCGGACGCCTGGCGCTACATCGCCGAGGTGGAGCAGGCGGGGCGCGCGGCCGACGCCACCGGCTACCGCTGA
- a CDS encoding RNA-binding S4 domain-containing protein yields the protein MTEDRRDEAGPAPQPPLPQGPPSTRVDKWLWAVRLVKTRADAAQACRGGHVRVNDKPAKPATSVSPGDEVRLRLHGTTRIVDVGHILEKRVGAPIAVRCYTDRTPAPSPSAPPQAFAAPPRRDRGAGRPTKRDRRQLERLRREGLG from the coding sequence GTGACCGAGGACCGCCGGGACGAGGCCGGCCCCGCGCCGCAGCCGCCGCTTCCGCAGGGGCCGCCGAGCACCCGCGTGGACAAGTGGCTGTGGGCGGTGCGCCTGGTCAAGACGCGCGCCGACGCCGCGCAGGCGTGCCGCGGCGGCCACGTCCGGGTGAACGACAAGCCCGCGAAGCCCGCCACCTCCGTCTCCCCCGGCGACGAGGTCCGGCTCCGGCTGCACGGCACGACCCGGATCGTCGACGTCGGCCACATCCTGGAGAAGCGGGTCGGCGCGCCGATCGCGGTGCGCTGCTACACCGACCGCACCCCGGCGCCGTCGCCGAGCGCGCCGCCGCAGGCCTTCGCCGCCCCGCCGCGCCGCGACCGCGGCGCCGGCCGCCCCACCAAGCGGGACCGCCGCCAGCTGGAGCGCCTCCGCCGCGAGGGCCTCGGCTGA
- a CDS encoding nitrate reductase subunit alpha, whose protein sequence is MADNGKTAGRSGSAGDSLLRLGTYLTRTATTADMRAEFKEGGREGDVFYRDRWSHDKVVRSTHGVNCTGSCSWNVYVKDGIITWETQATDYPSVGPDRPEYEPRGCPRGAAFSWYTYSPTRVRYPYARGVLVEMYREARERLGDPVAAWAEITTDARKRRRYQSARGKGGLVRITWGEALEIAAAAHVHTIAAHGPDRIAGFSPIPAMSQVSHGVGARFVNLLGGSMLSFYDWYADLPVASPQVFGDQTDVPESGDWWDAAYLVLWGSNVPVTRTPDAHWMAEARYRGQKVVVVAPDYSDAAKFADEWLAAHPGTDGALAMAMGHVVLTEFFARRTVPAFDSYVRKYTDLPFLVRLEERADGSRVPGKFLTAADVDELAGEPEARWKPLFTDEADGSPVAPAGTLGHRWGADGAGRWNLGLDGRTPRLTLHGAAGAEPVEVLLPRFDAEDGSGRALRRGVPARRIGGHLVTTVFDLVMAQYGVARDGLPGDWPAGYGDPSLPYTPAWQEEITGVPADRAARIAREFAATAEASGGRAMIVLGAGTNQWFHGDTMYRAFFTLLLLTGCQGVNGGGWAHYVGQEKCRTSTGWAAYASAMDWTRPPRFMAGTAYWYLHTDQWRYDTYDAGALTSPLGPGEVAGRHTADLVAASARMGWMPSYPTFDRNPLRIARQAEEAGMDPADYAVQELHAGRLRFACEDPDAPENWPRVLTVWRSNLLGSSAKGSEYFSRHLLGTDAAVQGDQAGPAHRPRDLAWREQAPEGKLDLLVTLDFRMTTTTLMSDIVLPAATWYEKHDLSTTDMHPFVHAFTPAIDPPWQARTDFDAFHALARVFSEMAEGRLDRATDLVAVPHGHDTPGELAQPGGTAPDWKATGERPVPGATMPKLVAVERDYPAVAARMAALGPLAEGAGLPVKGVSFTPDEEVEWLRRRNGTVRDGPADGRPSLDTDVKACEMVLALSGTSNGRLAAQGFARLAERTGTDFSELIEQGRERRVVFGDAQARPTPVGASPEWSGKEAPDRRYSPFTVNVENDKPWHTLTGRQHFYVDHDWMAEFGEQLPVYRPPLDMHRLFGEPRLGPDGRREVAVRYLTPHSKWSIHSEYQDNLLMLTLSRGGPVMWMSPADAEAIGARDNDWVEAVNRNGVIAARLAVSHRMPAGTVYIYHAQERTVDMPRTETTGKRGGIHNSLTRLLVKPTHLIGGYAQFSYAFNYIGPTGNQRDETTVVRKRTSEVRY, encoded by the coding sequence ATGGCCGATAACGGCAAAACCGCCGGTCGAAGCGGAAGTGCCGGCGATTCGCTGCTACGCCTCGGAACATATCTGACGCGCACTGCGACCACCGCCGACATGCGCGCCGAATTTAAGGAGGGCGGCCGCGAGGGCGACGTCTTCTACCGCGACCGGTGGAGCCACGACAAAGTCGTCCGCTCCACCCACGGGGTGAACTGCACCGGCTCGTGCTCGTGGAACGTCTACGTCAAGGACGGCATCATCACCTGGGAGACCCAGGCCACCGACTACCCCTCGGTCGGCCCGGACCGCCCCGAGTACGAGCCGCGCGGCTGCCCGCGCGGCGCCGCGTTCTCCTGGTACACCTACTCGCCGACCCGGGTGCGCTACCCGTATGCCCGCGGCGTGCTGGTGGAGATGTACCGGGAGGCCCGCGAGCGGCTGGGCGACCCGGTCGCCGCGTGGGCCGAGATCACCACCGACGCTCGGAAGCGCCGCCGCTACCAGTCGGCCCGCGGCAAGGGCGGGCTGGTCCGGATCACCTGGGGCGAGGCGCTGGAGATCGCCGCCGCCGCGCACGTGCACACCATCGCCGCCCACGGCCCGGACCGGATCGCCGGCTTCTCCCCGATCCCGGCGATGTCGCAGGTCTCGCACGGGGTCGGCGCGCGGTTCGTGAACCTGCTCGGCGGCTCCATGCTCTCCTTCTACGACTGGTACGCCGACCTGCCGGTGGCCTCCCCGCAGGTGTTCGGCGACCAGACCGACGTCCCGGAGTCCGGCGACTGGTGGGACGCCGCCTACCTGGTGCTGTGGGGCTCCAACGTGCCGGTCACCCGAACCCCCGACGCGCACTGGATGGCCGAGGCCCGCTACCGGGGCCAGAAGGTCGTGGTGGTCGCCCCGGACTACAGCGACGCCGCGAAGTTCGCCGACGAGTGGCTGGCCGCCCACCCGGGCACCGACGGCGCGCTCGCCATGGCCATGGGGCACGTGGTGCTCACCGAGTTCTTCGCCCGGCGCACCGTGCCGGCCTTCGACTCCTACGTGCGCAAGTACACCGACCTGCCGTTCCTGGTCCGGTTGGAGGAGCGCGCGGACGGCTCCCGGGTGCCCGGCAAGTTCCTCACCGCCGCCGACGTCGACGAGCTCGCCGGCGAACCGGAGGCGCGCTGGAAGCCGCTCTTCACCGACGAGGCCGACGGCTCCCCGGTGGCCCCGGCCGGCACGCTCGGCCACCGCTGGGGCGCCGACGGCGCCGGCCGGTGGAACCTCGGCCTGGACGGCCGCACCCCGCGGCTCACCCTGCACGGCGCCGCGGGCGCCGAACCGGTGGAGGTGCTGCTGCCCCGGTTCGACGCCGAGGACGGCTCCGGGCGGGCGCTGCGCCGCGGCGTACCGGCCCGCCGGATCGGCGGCCACCTGGTCACCACCGTCTTCGACCTGGTCATGGCCCAGTACGGGGTGGCCCGCGACGGGCTGCCGGGGGACTGGCCGGCCGGCTACGGCGACCCCTCGCTGCCCTACACGCCGGCCTGGCAGGAGGAGATCACCGGGGTGCCGGCCGACCGCGCCGCCCGGATCGCCCGGGAGTTCGCGGCGACCGCCGAGGCCAGCGGCGGCCGGGCGATGATCGTGCTGGGCGCCGGCACCAACCAGTGGTTCCACGGCGACACCATGTACCGGGCGTTCTTCACCCTGCTGCTGCTCACCGGCTGCCAGGGGGTCAACGGCGGCGGCTGGGCGCACTACGTCGGCCAGGAGAAGTGCCGCACCAGCACCGGCTGGGCGGCCTACGCCTCGGCGATGGACTGGACCCGCCCGCCGCGGTTCATGGCCGGCACCGCCTACTGGTACCTCCACACCGACCAGTGGCGCTACGACACCTACGACGCCGGCGCGCTCACCTCGCCGCTGGGCCCGGGCGAGGTCGCCGGCCGGCACACCGCCGACCTGGTCGCCGCCTCCGCCCGGATGGGCTGGATGCCCTCCTACCCGACCTTCGACCGCAATCCGCTGCGCATCGCCCGCCAGGCCGAGGAGGCCGGCATGGACCCGGCCGACTACGCGGTGCAGGAGCTGCACGCCGGCCGGCTCAGGTTCGCCTGCGAGGACCCCGACGCGCCGGAGAACTGGCCGCGGGTGCTCACCGTGTGGCGGTCCAACCTGCTCGGCTCCTCCGCCAAGGGCAGCGAGTACTTCTCCCGGCACCTGCTCGGCACCGACGCCGCGGTCCAGGGCGACCAGGCCGGACCGGCGCACCGCCCGCGCGACCTGGCCTGGCGCGAGCAGGCCCCGGAGGGCAAGCTCGACCTGCTGGTCACCCTGGACTTCCGGATGACCACCACCACCCTGATGTCGGACATCGTGCTGCCCGCCGCCACCTGGTACGAGAAGCACGACCTGTCCACCACGGACATGCACCCGTTCGTGCACGCCTTCACCCCGGCGATCGACCCGCCCTGGCAGGCCCGCACCGACTTCGACGCCTTCCACGCGCTGGCCCGGGTGTTCAGCGAGATGGCCGAGGGCCGGCTGGACCGGGCCACCGACCTGGTGGCGGTGCCGCACGGCCACGACACCCCCGGCGAACTGGCCCAGCCCGGCGGCACCGCGCCGGACTGGAAGGCGACCGGGGAGCGCCCGGTGCCCGGGGCCACCATGCCGAAGCTGGTCGCGGTGGAGCGCGACTACCCCGCGGTGGCCGCCCGGATGGCCGCGCTCGGCCCGCTCGCCGAAGGCGCCGGCCTGCCGGTGAAGGGCGTCTCGTTCACCCCGGACGAGGAGGTGGAGTGGCTGCGGCGGCGCAACGGCACGGTGCGCGACGGCCCCGCCGACGGCCGGCCGTCGCTGGACACCGACGTCAAGGCGTGCGAGATGGTCCTCGCGCTCTCCGGCACCAGCAACGGGCGGCTGGCCGCGCAGGGCTTCGCCCGGCTGGCCGAGCGCACCGGCACCGACTTCTCCGAGCTCATCGAGCAGGGCCGGGAGCGCCGGGTGGTGTTCGGCGACGCCCAGGCGCGGCCGACCCCGGTCGGCGCCAGCCCGGAGTGGTCCGGCAAGGAGGCCCCGGACCGCCGCTACTCGCCGTTCACGGTGAACGTGGAGAACGACAAGCCGTGGCACACCCTGACCGGGCGGCAGCACTTCTACGTCGACCACGACTGGATGGCGGAGTTCGGCGAGCAGCTGCCGGTGTACCGGCCGCCGCTGGACATGCACCGGCTCTTCGGCGAGCCGCGGCTGGGCCCGGACGGCCGGCGCGAGGTCGCGGTCCGCTACCTCACCCCGCACTCCAAGTGGTCCATCCACTCCGAGTACCAGGACAACCTGCTCATGCTCACCCTCTCCCGGGGCGGACCGGTGATGTGGATGAGCCCGGCCGACGCCGAGGCGATCGGCGCCCGGGACAACGACTGGGTGGAGGCGGTCAACCGGAACGGGGTGATCGCCGCCCGCCTGGCCGTCTCGCACCGGATGCCCGCCGGGACCGTGTACATCTACCACGCCCAGGAGCGGACGGTGGACATGCCGCGCACCGAGACCACCGGCAAGCGCGGCGGCATCCACAACTCGCTGACCCGGCTGCTGGTCAAGCCCACCCACCTCATCGGCGGATACGCCCAGTTCAGCTACGCCTTCAACTACATCGGCCCGACCGGCAACCAGCGCGACGAGACCACCGTGGTCCGCAAGCGCACGAGCGAGGTGAGGTACTGA